A stretch of DNA from Ranitomeya variabilis isolate aRanVar5 chromosome 1, aRanVar5.hap1, whole genome shotgun sequence:
gcagctcctctaactttaaagaactgaatgctgtaaaatacgccttataccatttcctcccacagattcgggggaaagacgtcagagtcctgtccgacaacaccaccacggtggcgtatctaaatcggcaaggaggtacgcgatcagagactctgatgtcttctgctatggaaatcttaaatctagcagaaagtcacctaacatcccttactgcactgcatataaggggagcaagcaatcagcaggcggactttttaagccgacacaccctaaggcaaggagagtggtgtctaaaccagcaaatatttctggacataatatctctttggggccgtcctcagatagatcttttcgccacaaggaaaaacagaaaagtccggagatttgcttctctatctccagcggatcatccggacattctggacgctctccaagccccttggcagttcagtctggcatacgcatttcctccgatcatattgctacctcaagttatacgcaaaatcagagaagaaggggcgagagttgtactgatagctccattctggcccaagagaccatggttctcatggctacggaccatgtcggtctcagatccttgggtcctcccctcaacgcccaaccttctcttccagggtccgtttttccaccctcaggtggacaatctccacctgacggcctggaacttgagaggcagatgctaagatcgagaggattctcggggggtttaattgatacgcttctccatagtagaaaaccctccaccacaaaaatctatacaagagtatggagaaaaaTTTTTCAATTCCATACATTTACCAACACGTCagagattccgatacattctatcttggagtttcttcaaaaagggagagaactaggtctaactgtaaacaccttaaaggttcatgtttcagcactaggagccctctatggccataacattgcgggggatagatgggtatccagatttattacggcctgcgaaagaatgaatccagttatcatacctagaattccaccctgggatttaaatttagtcttacaagccctaacagactctccattcgagccaatagactcaataccaattaaatgtctatcactaaaaacggccctcttggtagcactgacttcagctaggagaatcagtgacatccaagcactctctatagatccaccttttttgttaacctttcaggataagttaattcttaaaccagacccttcctacctacccaaagtagcgaaaaaattccacaggtcacaagaaataatcttgcccactttcttcagtaatcactccactcctgaagaacaaaaatatcacactccagacgttaaaagagtagtgttaaaatacattgaaaagaccagtagctggcgacagagtagggctctgtttatttccttccagggtgtcaagaagggtcatggagtaacaaaaagcaccttatcccggtggatcagagaggctatcagactggcttactccgcgaggaaagaaaaccctccggaaggcataacggcacactctaccagagcgatggcatcctcctgggcagagaggggagacgtcccgattgaaactatatgtaaggcggcaacgtggtcaaatccttctacattttataaccactataggctagacctatcgtcaacttctgacctagactttggcaggactgtcctcagcacggtggtcccctccctaggtgatggtctctgaaagatctccagtagggtgctgtcgtggcgaagagtaaaaagccggattactcaccggtaatgctcttttagtgagtccacgacagcaccctcttacatccctccctatattaatataatgcatattatttgagtaaaatccttttaatcataagcaaataagtttaaagaatgaaataaatgatatttgcctaatattggcggtcctccgggtactctgaaatcaaaactgaggaggagaggcggaccgcccccttttatttctcaataggtttcctgttcctgcggggcggatccctctctccagtagggtgctgtcgtggactcactaaaagagcattactggtgagtaatccggctttttttatttactattttttatattttgatcactgtgattgggtCTACCACCGTGATCAACATtaatcaataggaaaaatttcctattgttgccaggtggcaGCCGGCTGatctcggcgggcgtactgcgcatgcgcctgccattttctccaGGAATAAGATGCCGGCGATCCAGGGGACTTAATGGGGGGATGCCTGGACCTCAGAGGTACCGTGGGGgtgatcgggggaccctatttctctctcctctgatgtgcagaggagaaaaattaaatggaaaatcaattttttttttttttttttggcggtcgCTTTTATACCTTTAATAACGGCAATCAcaacaccggggtcggtaaaaaaccgacctgaattatgttctctggggtctcggctacccgccGATAAAAAGCGTTGCTGTGGTttgagtacccttaactgctgccgttaaaaggcgtatcggcggtcgttaaggggttaaaggcttcaAACACCTTTTCCACaatattatttttgttttatttgctTCCTGAATGCAAAGTTTTAGAAGCTTTCTAAATAATCtttattaaaggtaatctgtcagcaggtttttgctaccccatctgagagcaacataatgtagggaaATAGACACTGATTTCAACTGTGTACCACTTAGTTTACGGGGTGCAgctgttgtgatacaatcagagtttttagatgtggcatgtagcagagctgagaaagacaACCCCGTTCACATCATGCTCTCTATGTCCATTGTCTATTGATGATAatctgcctatcacaggagggggcatggTGTAAAGCAGGGATCATATGCCAGGGAGAGAGAATTTACTGGTGATAAAATAAtcattgtaaaggtaccttcacattaagcgacgctgcagcgatagcgacaacgatgccgatcgctgcagcgtcgctgtttgatcgctggagagctgtcacacagaccgctctccagcgaccaacgatgccgaggtccccggttaaccagggtaaacatcgggttactaagcgcagggccgcgcttagtaacccgatgtttaccctggttaccagcgtaaaatgtgaaaaaaaccaaacagtacatacttacattcgcgtcccccggcgtccgcttcctgcactgactgagcgccggccctaacagcagagcggtgacgtcaccgctgtgctgtactttcactttcactttacggcgctcagtcagtgtgggaagcggacgccgggggacgcgaaggtgagtatgtactgtttgtttttttacattttacactggtaaccagggtaaacatcgggttactaagcgcggccctgcacttagtaacccgatgtttaccctggttaccagtgtaaaacatcgctggtatcgttgcttttggtgtcaaacacgacgatacacggcggtctgacgaccaaataaagttctgaactttgttcaacgaccagcgatatcacagcaggatcctgatcgctgctgcgtgtcaaactaaaagatatcgctagccaggacgctgcaacgtcacggatcgctagcgatatcgtttagtgtgaaggtaccttaaggaaacaACCTCACACAGCCTaacaagtgacacattgctgaaatctgtgtctcagccccaactttttgctgtcttcagattacatggcaaaaacctactgacagatttccatttaaaaatgCCCTGTCATTTTGCTGATGTAGAGTTAGTTTAACTCCTGTCCATGACTGACGGTCTTGATGCTATAGGCTTTGTCTGCTCTTACTCCCATGTTGTAGTGAGTACCATCAAGGCAAAATCATACATTCCCGTACATCAGTTTTTTGGACACCATACAACCAAGCAATCACCCACCATTGCCCCAATCCCAG
This window harbors:
- the LOC143764187 gene encoding uncharacterized protein LOC143764187 isoform X2, encoding MGQEGRGFYSPLFLISKPDGSFRTIINLKKLNSFIENYTFKMESIRSTIKLLFPNCMMGGIDLKDAYYHLPIHNRYQKFLRVAVKINNEVRHFQYAALPFGLSTAPRIFTKIMLEVMAYLRQKETLIVPYLDDFLVIGNSVTQCADRLAHAISSLQDLGWIINTDKSRLTPLSRQAFLGFQLDSISQKCLLPQIRGKDVRVLSDNTTTVAYLNRQGGTRSETLMSSAMEILNLAESHLTSLTALHIRGASNQQADFLSRHTLRQGEWCLNQQIFLDIISLWGRPQIDLFATRKNRKVRRFASLSPADHPDILDALQAPWQFSLAYAFPPIILLPQVIRKIREEGARVVLIAPFWPKRPWFSWLRTMSVSDPWVLPSTPNLLFQGPFFHPQVDNLHLTAWNLRGRC
- the LOC143764187 gene encoding uncharacterized protein LOC143764187 isoform X3; the protein is MGQEGRGFYSPLFLISKPDGSFRTIINLKKLNSFIENYTFKMESIRSTIKLLFPNCMMGGIDLKDAYYHLPIHNRYQKFLRVAVKINNEVRHFQYAALPFGLSTAPRIFTKIMLEDLGWIINTDKSRLTPLSRQAFLGFQLDSISQKCLLPQIRGKDVRVLSDNTTTVAYLNRQGGTRSETLMSSAMEILNLAESHLTSLTALHIRGASNQQADFLSRHTLRQGEWCLNQQIFLDIISLWGRPQIDLFATRKNRKVRRFASLSPADHPDILDALQAPWQFSLAYAFPPIILLPQVIRKIREEGARVVLIAPFWPKRPWFSWLRTMSVSDPWVLPSTPNLLFQGPFFHPQVDNLHLTAWNLRGRC